CAGAGATAAACCGAGTTTAAGGTGACTGAACTCATGGAACAGATGCGCCCGATTATGGATTTCCAGTCGCTGCGGTTTCTGGCGTTTTATGGCGCGGGCAATGGCCCAGCGGTAACGTATCGTTTGTCTTGCGGGCCACCATTTGGGCGTCGCCAAACCAACATACGGCACCGCGGGCACAAGGGGTGCAGCACGCAAGGGATCACCCCAAATCGCGCTGCAATCAGGTTCGTGCTCAAGTTGGTTCGCCAGCGTTAGTGCAATCGCGCCCGGGCGATCGACAGAAAAAGCCTCTCGATGCGGGAGGATAATCGCCGTCTCGGTCACCCCATTTTGCCCGGATTGTGGTGGCACATGCTCAGGCTGCACGTGCACGGGCCATCGACCACGCCACACCCGTCCAGATCACGGCCGCCGTCCAGCCATTGAAATATTCCATCGTGCTTTGCAGCGGCCAGAATGTGGTGAGCAAAACGGCGCTACCGAAATAAGCTTGCATCGGCACACCGTGACGAATCGAGTCACCAATCATTTTGGCGAACAACAAGAGCACCATGGTCACGAAAATGACAAAAGCGAAAATGCCGCCCTCGGCCAACATACCGCTATAGAAATTATGCGGATGAATCACCGCGCCATCAAAACCCATGGCGTCGTAGCGGGCCTTGTAGGCGGGCAGATGGGTATCGCAATAGGCTTTGAATTCGCGCGTGCCGATGCCCGTCCAAGGTTTGGCCTCAAATTCGGCAAAAGCCGTCATAAAGTTCAAGCCATACACGCTCTCGTCCAGATTTTGGATGGTGTGAACCGTCGAATCCACGCTGCGATGCACCATTTCTTTTTGGGTGATGGCCACACCGGTCACGGCCACACCGAGCACGACGAGCAGTCCGATCAGCGGCATACGCCAACGACGATGGTGAATCATCACGCCCAGCATCACCAAACCACTACCCAGAAGATAGGTCAGTAACGCGGCGCGCTCGCCCGTTAAAAACAGGAATAATGCGCCGATCGCCGACATACCGGCAATGGCAAGCAATGCCCAGAGTTCACGCCATCGCAATGCGGCGAACCAGACGACCGCCAGCCCAATAAACCAGACCCGATCCGTAAACGTGCCGACCATCGGGTGATCGAATGGCCCGGTCAGCCGAAACGAGCTGGATGGCGCGTGCCCGAAAACATCTCGTCCGATGACATATTGCAGGAAGGTATCCAGCACAATAAACACAATCACGGCCAGCATGGCGCGCTCAAACCAAACCAAGGTATTGGGCTGCCTTGAAAACAACCAGATCAGCGCGGCGGCGAATACGGGCCAGCGGAACGCCAGAACGGCGGATAAGGCCGAGTTGGCCGGATTCACGGAAAAAGGCGAGAGCGCGAGCAAGATGACCGACAATGCCGCCGCCGCGTACACCCAACCTTGCGCCAGCCAGGAAAAATCCCGACGACGAATCGCAACGAACAGCGCGATCAGCACGGTCACGCCGACGG
This region of Halothiobacillus neapolitanus c2 genomic DNA includes:
- a CDS encoding O-antigen ligase family protein produces the protein MNSDHLAQNTVSLVNRPMDWAQKLALIAVVLLPILVLFKRVPAEVAVGVTVLIALFVAIRRRDFSWLAQGWVYAAAALSVILLALSPFSVNPANSALSAVLAFRWPVFAAALIWLFSRQPNTLVWFERAMLAVIVFIVLDTFLQYVIGRDVFGHAPSSSFRLTGPFDHPMVGTFTDRVWFIGLAVVWFAALRWRELWALLAIAGMSAIGALFLFLTGERAALLTYLLGSGLVMLGVMIHHRRWRMPLIGLLVVLGVAVTGVAITQKEMVHRSVDSTVHTIQNLDESVYGLNFMTAFAEFEAKPWTGIGTREFKAYCDTHLPAYKARYDAMGFDGAVIHPHNFYSGMLAEGGIFAFVIFVTMVLLLFAKMIGDSIRHGVPMQAYFGSAVLLTTFWPLQSTMEYFNGWTAAVIWTGVAWSMARARAA